The following proteins are co-located in the Meiothermus cerbereus DSM 11376 genome:
- a CDS encoding asparaginase, translating to MDAYTYAYRGGLIENRHKVSLAIVGPQGNLLAYSGNPHLSAHMRSSAKPFQALALYLSGAIERFGITPAEVALTCASHDGLEQHVTMATNYLRKIGLDESYLACGIHPPFDLAARKALQQAGQPATVLHNNCSGKHTGMLAAAMALGVEPRGYEQPEHPVQQLNLQTLRDLSGHQHIPYGVDGCSVPTFVLPLAPAARMFALLAKPEAAPEKYREGLEAVFRAMRQHPELVAGPRSIDTVLMQTVPHLAAKRGADGYYGMALRETRWGPIGIALKVESGSNEAREPMVIRLLEVLEALSPEVALEWRRPIVRNVRKLEVGHLEAKLELHWVDG from the coding sequence ATGGATGCTTACACCTACGCCTACCGCGGGGGCCTCATTGAGAACCGCCACAAGGTCTCGCTGGCTATTGTGGGGCCCCAGGGCAACCTGCTGGCCTATAGCGGCAACCCCCATCTGTCGGCTCACATGCGCTCCTCGGCCAAACCCTTTCAAGCCCTGGCCCTCTATCTGAGCGGGGCCATCGAGCGCTTTGGCATTACCCCCGCCGAGGTCGCGCTGACCTGCGCCTCCCACGATGGGCTGGAGCAGCACGTGACTATGGCCACCAACTACCTGCGCAAGATTGGGCTGGACGAGAGCTACCTGGCCTGTGGCATCCACCCGCCCTTCGACCTGGCCGCGCGCAAGGCCCTGCAGCAAGCCGGCCAGCCCGCCACCGTGCTGCACAACAACTGCTCGGGCAAACACACCGGTATGCTGGCCGCGGCGATGGCCCTGGGGGTCGAACCTAGGGGCTACGAGCAGCCCGAGCACCCGGTGCAGCAGCTCAACCTGCAAACCCTGCGCGACCTGTCGGGACATCAACACATCCCCTATGGTGTGGATGGCTGTAGTGTGCCCACCTTTGTGCTGCCCTTAGCCCCGGCAGCCCGGATGTTTGCCCTGCTGGCGAAGCCCGAGGCCGCACCGGAAAAGTATCGAGAAGGCCTGGAAGCGGTTTTTCGGGCCATGCGCCAGCACCCCGAGCTGGTAGCCGGGCCCCGTAGCATCGACACTGTGCTGATGCAGACCGTTCCCCACCTGGCGGCCAAGCGCGGGGCCGACGGCTATTACGGCATGGCCCTGCGTGAAACCCGCTGGGGCCCAATTGGAATCGCCCTCAAGGTGGAAAGCGGCTCCAACGAGGCCCGAGAGCCCATGGTAATTCGGTTGCTGGAGGTGCTCGAGGCCCTTTCGCCCGAGGTGGCGCTCGAATGGCGGCGGCCCATTGTGCGGAACGTGCGGAAGCTCGAGGTTGGGCATCTGGAGGCGAAGCTCGAGCTGCACTGGGTTGATGGCTAA
- the pyrF gene encoding orotidine-5'-phosphate decarboxylase — MEFVEEVAQRPPLVLGVDPRPELHGPEPLAHIRRYTLELMEALAPKLAAVKFQAAFFEALGPQGFALMHELLVGARVLSLPVIVDAKRGDIGSTAEAYARAYLEAYPGSALTVNPYLGSDALEPFFKAARQSGGTVFVLVKTSNPGSGLFQDLKLEQGGRLYMAVADYLAQQAEQQRVGDWSRVAAVVGATYPAQVSEIRARLPHSLLLLPGLGAQGGQVLRGPGLLNSASRALYYPGEKADLETAIRRSEEYLQALIPDSVSSSPNGDELTRPKGVL, encoded by the coding sequence ATGGAGTTTGTCGAAGAGGTCGCACAACGCCCCCCCCTGGTGCTGGGGGTAGACCCCCGGCCGGAGCTACACGGCCCAGAACCCCTGGCCCATATCCGCCGCTACACCCTCGAGCTCATGGAGGCCCTGGCCCCCAAGCTTGCTGCGGTGAAGTTTCAGGCGGCCTTCTTCGAGGCACTGGGGCCACAGGGTTTTGCCCTGATGCACGAGCTGCTGGTGGGGGCCCGGGTGCTCTCGCTGCCGGTGATTGTGGACGCCAAGCGGGGTGACATCGGCTCAACGGCGGAGGCCTACGCCCGGGCCTATCTGGAGGCTTACCCCGGCTCGGCCCTGACGGTAAACCCTTATTTGGGCAGCGATGCCCTGGAGCCCTTTTTCAAAGCAGCAAGGCAGTCTGGAGGGACGGTGTTCGTGCTGGTCAAAACCTCCAACCCCGGCTCGGGGCTCTTCCAGGACTTAAAGCTGGAGCAAGGCGGCAGGCTGTACATGGCGGTGGCGGATTACCTGGCCCAGCAGGCCGAGCAGCAGCGGGTGGGCGACTGGTCGCGCGTAGCGGCTGTGGTCGGCGCTACCTATCCCGCACAGGTTAGCGAGATACGCGCGCGTCTGCCCCACTCTTTGCTGCTGCTGCCTGGACTGGGAGCGCAGGGGGGGCAGGTGCTGCGGGGCCCGGGATTGCTCAATTCGGCCAGTCGGGCCCTATACTACCCCGGGGAGAAAGCAGACCTGGAAACTGCTATTCGCCGGTCTGAGGAGTACCTGCAAGCCCTTATACCAGATTCGGTTAGTTCGTCACCGAACGGTGACGAACTAACCCGACCGAAGGGAGTGCTCTAG